In candidate division KSB1 bacterium, a genomic segment contains:
- a CDS encoding PorV/PorQ family protein — protein MKKVLLMLILGGVAGVPQAQEISRTGTSAAQFLKLGAGARAAALGDAFVAFSGDVSSLYWNPAGAAGMQRRTLQVSYGALYLDLSYGFVGYIEPLGGLGILGLQACYLHAGEMEITTLQEPNGTGEFYNIHSLAMGLSYARALTDRLAVGMTAKFVQEGIYNETAQALAFDGGVQFATGLFGTTLGVCLSNFGGKLQMHGEDLWVDLPTVPGQGYGGQYQLRTERWPLPASIRLGAMTELLGPGGQLATSANDRLLVGIDFVDANDAPIRANLGAEYCWRQLLALRLGYHSGYDTPRLSLGGGLHYRLSSWSLQLDYAFVDYKDLGGTNRFTIGVAF, from the coding sequence ATGAAAAAGGTGTTGCTGATGCTCATCCTTGGGGGCGTAGCCGGAGTGCCACAGGCACAGGAGATCAGCCGCACAGGTACCTCGGCTGCCCAATTCCTCAAGCTGGGTGCGGGAGCGCGCGCGGCAGCCTTGGGTGATGCCTTTGTCGCCTTTTCCGGCGATGTGAGTAGCCTCTACTGGAACCCCGCGGGAGCGGCCGGCATGCAGCGCCGCACCTTGCAGGTCTCCTACGGCGCTCTATATCTGGATTTGAGTTATGGTTTCGTCGGCTACATTGAACCCTTAGGTGGGCTTGGTATTCTCGGTTTGCAGGCCTGTTACCTGCACGCGGGTGAGATGGAAATCACCACTCTCCAGGAGCCCAACGGCACAGGGGAATTCTATAACATTCACAGCCTGGCAATGGGGCTCAGCTACGCCCGAGCGCTCACGGACCGTTTGGCGGTGGGCATGACGGCCAAGTTTGTCCAGGAGGGCATCTACAACGAGACCGCCCAGGCTTTGGCCTTCGACGGCGGGGTGCAGTTCGCCACCGGGTTATTTGGCACCACCTTGGGCGTGTGTTTGTCCAACTTTGGTGGCAAGCTCCAAATGCATGGGGAGGACCTCTGGGTGGACTTGCCCACCGTGCCGGGGCAGGGGTATGGCGGCCAATATCAGCTCCGCACGGAGCGGTGGCCGTTGCCGGCCTCAATCCGCTTGGGCGCGATGACCGAGCTCCTTGGGCCGGGCGGCCAGCTGGCTACTAGCGCCAATGACCGTCTGCTTGTAGGCATTGACTTTGTTGATGCCAACGACGCCCCCATCAGGGCGAATCTGGGTGCCGAGTACTGCTGGCGGCAGCTTTTGGCGCTCCGCCTGGGCTACCATAGTGGCTACGACACGCCTCGCCTCAGCTTGGGCGGGGGCCTGCACTACCGTCTAAGCTCCTGGAGCTTGCAATTGGACTATGCCTTCGTGGACTACAAGGACCTAGGGGGGACGAACCGTTTCACTATCGGAGTGGCGTTTTGA
- a CDS encoding glycosyltransferase — protein MRGVSHEALGRHPRPQRGRIFQHCLAAVAASTRVPDELIVVDDASSYGSRALAQQAGVRLVRVEQGPRGPAYARNRGAEAASGDMLVFVDADVAVHSDTLARIERTFAEEPQLDALFGSYDDQPQAEGLVSRYKNLLHHYVHQHGQRRASTFWAGCGAIRRQLFLACGGFDESYERPCIEDIELGVRLRSAGYSACAMTYRSPISSAGP, from the coding sequence TTGCGAGGCGTCTCGCATGAGGCTCTCGGTCGTCATCCCCGTCCACAACGGGGGAGAATCTTCCAGCACTGCCTTGCCGCTGTTGCGGCCTCAACGAGGGTGCCCGATGAGCTGATTGTCGTGGACGACGCCTCCTCGTATGGCTCAAGGGCCTTAGCGCAGCAGGCCGGCGTGCGGCTGGTCAGGGTGGAGCAAGGCCCACGTGGACCAGCGTATGCCCGGAACCGTGGCGCCGAGGCCGCCAGCGGAGACATGCTGGTCTTTGTTGACGCCGACGTCGCCGTACACTCGGACACCTTGGCCCGCATAGAGCGCACCTTCGCAGAGGAGCCCCAGCTGGATGCTCTCTTCGGCTCCTACGACGACCAGCCACAGGCGGAGGGTTTGGTGTCCCGCTACAAGAACCTCCTCCACCACTATGTGCACCAGCACGGGCAAAGGCGGGCATCGACCTTCTGGGCAGGATGCGGCGCCATCCGTCGTCAACTCTTTCTCGCCTGTGGCGGATTCGACGAATCCTATGAGAGACCCTGTATCGAGGACATTGAGCTGGGCGTCAGACTACGCAGTGCGGGCTATTCCGCCTGTGCCATGACGTACAGGTCACCCATCTCAAGCGCTGGACCTTAG
- a CDS encoding TIGR04076 family protein, which translates to MERQGLRITVHRIKGHCPVYREGDSFFLQQGYILPPDQRVSICLHSLASILPYHVALFHGVPPAAIGLAKEGKSAYVQCLDPCDLTGGGTVTFMIEKV; encoded by the coding sequence ATGGAGAGGCAAGGGTTGCGCATCACGGTGCATAGGATCAAGGGCCATTGTCCAGTGTACCGCGAAGGCGACAGCTTCTTCTTGCAGCAAGGATATATCCTCCCACCGGACCAACGGGTGAGCATTTGTCTGCACTCGCTCGCTTCCATATTGCCTTATCATGTTGCGCTCTTCCACGGAGTACCGCCTGCGGCAATCGGCCTAGCAAAGGAGGGTAAGAGTGCCTACGTTCAGTGCCTGGACCCGTGTGACCTCACGGGCGGAGGCACTGTGACGTTCATGATCGAGAAGGTATGA
- a CDS encoding FAD-dependent oxidoreductase gives MTAAVRGSLFRGKSPFATLAGSFLYPRLGIGGLAESLAAQAQATELVDIRVNSLVVQLGFDDQGKSWRVWYQRAGRTEVVTGQRIVSIIPVTSLLAMLPNREATQGLLQSLNYRGIICVMIEIDGPPVSSDTWTYFPDSHVLFGRMHEPRNWSPHMVPAGKTSLCLEIFCSEGDPVWQTPDAEIARRALSDLEALDLFDTGRVESIHFVRVPHAYPVYRKGYCELVKSARQAIAKWPGLSILGRTGTFTYMNMDAVMAQALSLARQLATAPDVPYYRS, from the coding sequence TTGACGGCCGCCGTTAGAGGCAGCCTTTTCCGGGGCAAATCTCCTTTCGCCACTCTTGCCGGCAGCTTCCTGTACCCTAGGTTGGGGATTGGCGGGCTTGCAGAATCGCTCGCTGCACAGGCACAGGCCACGGAGTTGGTGGACATCCGCGTCAACAGCCTCGTCGTTCAGCTGGGATTTGACGATCAAGGCAAGTCTTGGCGTGTTTGGTACCAAAGGGCTGGCCGAACAGAAGTCGTTACTGGACAGCGCATCGTTTCCATCATTCCGGTAACTTCCTTGCTGGCGATGCTGCCGAACCGGGAGGCGACGCAGGGCCTTCTCCAGAGCCTAAACTACCGGGGCATCATCTGCGTAATGATTGAGATCGATGGCCCGCCCGTGAGCTCTGACACCTGGACGTACTTCCCCGACTCCCACGTTTTGTTCGGCCGCATGCATGAGCCTCGCAACTGGAGCCCCCACATGGTACCAGCCGGCAAGACCTCTCTGTGCCTGGAGATATTCTGCTCCGAAGGGGACCCGGTCTGGCAGACTCCTGATGCGGAGATAGCCAGGAGGGCCTTGTCAGACCTCGAGGCTCTCGATCTATTTGACACCGGGCGGGTAGAGAGTATCCATTTTGTGCGTGTACCGCATGCTTATCCTGTTTACAGAAAAGGGTACTGCGAGCTAGTGAAAAGCGCCCGGCAGGCGATAGCCAAGTGGCCAGGGTTGTCCATCCTGGGGCGTACAGGCACATTCACCTACATGAACATGGACGCGGTGATGGCCCAGGCGTTGAGCCTGGCGCGGCAACTTGCGACGGCTCCAGACGTGCCCTATTATCGCTCCTAG
- a CDS encoding PTS sugar transporter subunit IIA: MPSCVLVTHGPVADALAKAAQSVMGDISGVHALSVSPLSLETILEKLEALANSPEAQDGLLILATLRGGSCWNAACKIAQRHPHVRVISGVNLPMLLSFLTKRDRLSFPQLVETVCRDGVRGITGFPEETPTSR; the protein is encoded by the coding sequence ATGCCCAGTTGCGTTTTGGTCACTCACGGCCCTGTGGCCGATGCGCTCGCCAAGGCGGCACAATCGGTCATGGGCGATATCAGTGGGGTACACGCACTCTCGGTGTCGCCTCTGTCGCTGGAGACGATTCTGGAAAAGCTGGAGGCGCTGGCCAATAGCCCCGAGGCCCAAGACGGGCTGCTGATACTGGCTACCTTGCGTGGTGGAAGCTGCTGGAATGCCGCGTGCAAAATCGCCCAGCGCCACCCCCATGTACGCGTTATCTCCGGGGTGAATCTGCCAATGCTCCTCTCGTTTCTTACCAAGAGGGATAGACTCTCCTTCCCGCAGCTTGTCGAGACCGTATGCCGCGATGGCGTGCGCGGGATCACTGGGTTTCCGGAAGAAACCCCTACCAGCAGGTGA
- a CDS encoding AIR synthase family protein gives MNRLGGQMLQVGKLPQELLGRLLARYTGRDERLVVGPAIGVDATVIDFGDRYLVAKTDPITFVAEEIGYYAVVINANDVACMGARPRWFLATILLPEHGADYALAEKIFAQLADACAALEVVLCGGHTEITTGLDRPIVVGQMLGEVSKERLVSSAGLRPGDHLILTKGVPIEGGSIIARERGQELSELFGRELVERCRNLIFSPGISVVRDVAIACDAGTVHALHDPTEGGLLTGLWEMATASSVGLEIDEQRIPILPECKILCDQYGLDPLGTIASGALLIGAPGGESSRIVAALQAAGIEARVIGRAVEAERGLVMRRGDELVPLSPFAQDEIAKLFC, from the coding sequence ATGAACAGGCTTGGTGGGCAAATGTTGCAGGTGGGCAAGTTGCCCCAGGAGCTGCTTGGGCGCTTGCTGGCGCGCTATACTGGACGCGACGAGCGGCTCGTTGTGGGCCCGGCGATCGGCGTCGATGCCACAGTCATCGACTTTGGCGACCGGTACCTGGTGGCGAAGACCGACCCCATCACCTTCGTGGCCGAGGAGATCGGCTACTACGCGGTGGTGATCAACGCCAATGACGTGGCGTGCATGGGAGCGCGGCCGCGCTGGTTCTTGGCCACCATCCTGCTGCCTGAGCACGGCGCCGACTACGCCCTGGCCGAGAAGATATTTGCCCAACTCGCCGATGCCTGCGCGGCCCTGGAAGTGGTGCTGTGCGGCGGACACACGGAGATCACCACTGGACTCGATCGCCCCATCGTGGTGGGTCAGATGCTGGGGGAAGTGAGCAAGGAACGCTTGGTCAGCAGCGCGGGCCTGCGCCCTGGGGACCATCTCATTCTCACCAAGGGCGTGCCCATTGAGGGAGGGTCCATTATCGCCAGGGAGAGGGGCCAGGAGCTGAGCGAGCTCTTTGGCAGAGAGCTTGTGGAGCGGTGCCGCAACCTCATCTTCTCCCCAGGCATCAGCGTGGTGCGCGACGTTGCCATTGCCTGTGACGCCGGGACTGTCCATGCACTCCATGACCCCACCGAGGGGGGCCTTCTGACTGGCCTGTGGGAAATGGCCACCGCCTCATCCGTGGGCCTTGAGATCGACGAGCAGCGCATCCCCATCCTCCCTGAATGCAAGATCTTGTGCGACCAGTACGGGCTTGATCCCTTGGGTACGATTGCCTCCGGGGCCTTGCTGATCGGGGCACCGGGTGGAGAGAGCAGCCGAATCGTTGCGGCTCTGCAAGCCGCTGGCATCGAGGCCAGAGTCATCGGCCGCGCCGTCGAGGCGGAACGGGGCCTAGTCATGAGGCGTGGGGACGAGCTTGTGCCTTTGTCCCCTTTTGCCCAGGACGAGATCGCCAAGCTTTTCTGTTGA
- a CDS encoding AgmX/PglI C-terminal domain-containing protein — MKHTDGAYGTGAAAWDPTTGRLGGEVHELPKELRKKAFSGLDRTFLSILFLTLVLEVGLVIYLLGHVRAPERRFAPASIPRGYVDLIVRRRPTQAMPAEPLPTAGEEALPTLRSPLQPVPGFERETAETAGPAAESVARGVTAAAEERADTREARASRVRSVGVLRLITGGGSGAVDVQSMAPTLEATEGTVRELGTVLAQVDGLTVPHGEQPGIRGGRVLTSTAQLKGQRAARPVDDISQLVGEVAPLAAARERAVEKTRTLERLPSTVPTRPPAEQLRGLTRSAEDVSRVIRSHHSAIQDCYKAALRTRPDTRGEITVRLWVSPDGEVVDAQIVSSTVDNPELERCVVRKVLAWSDFGFADPELGVAVYRQTYQFGQ, encoded by the coding sequence GTGAAGCACACCGATGGCGCATATGGAACCGGCGCTGCGGCCTGGGACCCGACTACGGGAAGGCTAGGCGGCGAGGTGCACGAACTGCCGAAGGAGTTGCGCAAGAAGGCGTTTAGTGGCCTCGATAGGACCTTTCTGTCTATTCTCTTTCTTACGCTTGTCCTCGAAGTGGGGTTAGTGATCTATTTGTTGGGTCATGTGCGCGCTCCGGAGCGCAGGTTTGCCCCTGCCTCCATACCTCGGGGGTATGTGGACCTCATTGTCCGACGCCGACCCACGCAAGCTATGCCTGCAGAGCCTTTGCCGACAGCGGGCGAGGAAGCTTTGCCCACGCTGCGCTCCCCCCTCCAGCCTGTTCCCGGGTTTGAGCGTGAGACGGCCGAGACGGCGGGGCCGGCAGCAGAGAGTGTGGCGCGAGGGGTAACTGCGGCGGCAGAGGAGCGCGCGGACACCCGTGAGGCACGGGCCTCCCGTGTGCGCTCAGTAGGCGTGCTGCGTCTGATCACCGGGGGTGGGAGCGGAGCGGTGGACGTGCAATCAATGGCCCCGACCCTCGAAGCTACCGAGGGCACCGTGCGAGAGCTGGGCACAGTCCTGGCTCAAGTAGATGGCCTCACCGTGCCGCACGGCGAGCAACCGGGAATCCGGGGCGGGCGAGTCCTCACCTCTACCGCGCAGCTGAAAGGGCAACGCGCTGCGCGTCCTGTGGATGACATCAGCCAGTTAGTAGGGGAAGTTGCCCCCTTGGCTGCGGCAAGAGAACGGGCCGTGGAAAAGACCCGCACCTTGGAGCGGCTTCCCAGTACTGTTCCCACACGTCCTCCTGCCGAACAGCTGCGAGGGCTCACACGAAGCGCCGAGGATGTCAGTCGCGTCATCCGCAGCCACCATAGCGCCATCCAGGATTGCTACAAGGCCGCTCTGCGCACCAGACCCGACACACGGGGGGAGATCACGGTGCGGTTGTGGGTCAGTCCGGACGGCGAAGTGGTCGACGCCCAAATCGTTTCCTCCACTGTGGACAACCCGGAATTGGAGAGGTGCGTGGTGCGGAAAGTCCTGGCGTGGAGCGACTTTGGTTTTGCTGATCCAGAGCTAGGAGTTGCGGTTTATAGGCAGACGTATCAGTTCGGACAATAG
- a CDS encoding NAD(P)-binding protein — MRGEYVDFVVLGGGLAGLTFGLEAGRLGRKVVVLEAEPQVGGLARTHVFGDYRFDLGGHRFLSSWPEVTKLVTESLGEGLRRVVRRSRIRLGTRYIDYPLRLPNVLGAFGFRETSHILTIYLSAFLCRRTHPEDTFEDWVVRRFGRRLYEIYFRP; from the coding sequence ATGAGGGGCGAATACGTTGATTTCGTCGTCCTCGGCGGCGGGCTGGCGGGACTGACCTTCGGCCTGGAGGCGGGCCGCCTGGGGCGGAAGGTTGTGGTCCTCGAAGCCGAGCCACAGGTGGGCGGTCTGGCGCGCACCCACGTCTTTGGCGATTACCGCTTCGATTTGGGCGGACACCGCTTTCTCAGCTCCTGGCCCGAGGTCACGAAACTGGTCACAGAGTCTCTCGGCGAGGGCCTGCGCAGGGTGGTCAGGCGCAGCCGTATTCGGCTCGGCACCCGTTACATCGACTATCCCCTGCGTCTGCCCAATGTGCTCGGCGCCTTCGGCTTCCGAGAAACCTCTCACATCCTGACCATTTACCTTAGTGCTTTTCTCTGCAGAAGAACCCATCCTGAGGATACGTTTGAGGACTGGGTGGTACGGCGCTTCGGTCGCAGACTTTACGAGATCTATTTCCGGCCGTAG
- a CDS encoding SDR family oxidoreductase, producing the protein MTMEQQRMRTSIIDLSGKAVLITGASRGIGAAAAELFGRAGARVAVNYFHNKEAAEHVVQRVLATGSEAIAIRADVGNRRQVQAMVEKTLHAFGGVDVLVNNAGIWTYGAIAEMDEAVWRETMRVNLDSVFYCCREVVPVMIARGGGRIINVSSTAGQRGEAFHSHYAATKGAIISFTKSLAAELAPHNILVNCVAPGWVDTDMSAEALRQEGDKINATIPLRRAGTAEEIAGAIVFLASNLATYITGEILNVNGGSVLCG; encoded by the coding sequence ATGACAATGGAACAGCAGCGCATGCGCACCAGTATCATCGACCTGTCTGGAAAGGCGGTCCTCATCACCGGCGCCTCGCGGGGAATCGGGGCGGCGGCCGCCGAGCTCTTCGGTCGCGCCGGCGCGCGGGTAGCGGTCAACTACTTCCACAACAAGGAAGCGGCCGAGCACGTGGTGCAACGCGTGCTGGCCACCGGGTCTGAAGCCATCGCCATCCGCGCCGACGTTGGAAACCGCCGGCAAGTGCAGGCGATGGTGGAGAAAACGCTCCATGCCTTCGGGGGCGTGGACGTGCTGGTCAACAACGCAGGCATCTGGACCTACGGGGCTATTGCCGAGATGGATGAAGCGGTGTGGCGGGAGACAATGCGCGTGAACCTGGACAGCGTCTTCTACTGCTGCCGGGAGGTGGTACCAGTTATGATCGCCCGCGGCGGGGGCAGGATCATCAACGTCTCCTCCACCGCCGGGCAGCGCGGAGAGGCGTTTCATTCCCACTATGCCGCTACCAAAGGCGCCATCATCAGCTTTACCAAGTCGCTGGCTGCAGAACTGGCGCCGCACAATATTTTGGTCAACTGCGTCGCACCCGGCTGGGTGGACACCGACATGTCCGCCGAAGCGCTCCGTCAGGAGGGAGACAAGATCAATGCCACCATCCCCTTGCGCCGCGCAGGCACCGCCGAAGAAATTGCCGGCGCCATCGTCTTTCTTGCCTCCAACCTGGCCACCTACATCACCGGGGAGATCCTCAACGTGAACGGGGGCTCGGTGCTGTGCGGGTAA
- a CDS encoding ArgE/DapE family deacylase: MKAKEKVGAYFQSNAEQVRQDIVALTSRMVRERTVNVVPEKLSDFPYLKQRGEEFRVARIVMETLDRWGVPYAVYERETGRTNVVASLGRGEGPCRLLVACHMDVVPPGEGWETDPFDPVEKEGFLYGRGVLDNKGPLAASLVAARALKETIDSDGLPGQLLVAALADEEASGPEGDFGIGYLLEEKLIAPTCAIIPDIGENMRSIDIAEKGRVVLRVVARGVQAHGSTPERGVNAIYKMARFVTMLEGMQLPHEVHPLLGGPTVNLGEVHGGVAANVVPGECVAYLDVRIVPGQTVEQVRQAIAALARRVADDFVVEVQSASEPHAVSPENPLVVTIQQNVQELLGWRPQPIGMGGGTFAKTLNLAGIPAVGFGPGDDTAFHVANERVEIQQLVDFAHVISLVAFDLVGGRSR; the protein is encoded by the coding sequence ATGAAGGCAAAGGAAAAGGTTGGCGCCTACTTTCAAAGCAACGCGGAGCAAGTGCGTCAGGACATTGTGGCCCTGACCTCCCGCATGGTGCGTGAGCGAACGGTGAATGTGGTGCCGGAAAAGCTCTCCGATTTTCCTTACCTGAAGCAACGCGGGGAGGAGTTTCGCGTCGCCCGGATTGTGATGGAGACCCTGGATCGGTGGGGTGTGCCGTACGCAGTCTACGAACGGGAAACAGGGCGCACAAACGTGGTGGCATCCCTCGGCAGAGGCGAGGGCCCATGCAGGCTCTTGGTGGCCTGCCACATGGACGTTGTCCCACCCGGCGAGGGGTGGGAAACTGACCCTTTTGATCCCGTGGAGAAAGAAGGGTTCCTGTACGGCCGAGGTGTTCTGGACAACAAGGGCCCTCTTGCTGCTTCCTTGGTAGCGGCGCGCGCGTTGAAAGAGACGATAGACAGCGATGGGCTCCCCGGGCAACTTTTGGTTGCGGCCCTGGCTGACGAAGAAGCCTCCGGTCCGGAAGGTGATTTCGGCATCGGCTACTTGTTGGAGGAAAAGCTAATAGCCCCCACCTGTGCGATTATCCCGGACATCGGGGAGAACATGCGCAGCATCGACATTGCGGAAAAGGGACGAGTCGTCTTGCGGGTAGTGGCACGGGGCGTGCAGGCACACGGCTCAACGCCAGAGCGGGGGGTGAATGCCATTTACAAGATGGCGCGTTTTGTGACCATGCTGGAAGGGATGCAGTTACCGCATGAGGTCCACCCACTGCTGGGCGGGCCCACGGTAAATTTGGGCGAGGTTCACGGCGGAGTAGCAGCCAATGTGGTACCCGGGGAGTGCGTCGCCTACCTGGACGTGCGCATCGTGCCAGGGCAAACTGTGGAACAAGTGCGGCAGGCCATCGCGGCACTCGCCCGTCGGGTGGCCGACGACTTTGTGGTGGAGGTGCAGTCGGCGAGTGAGCCGCACGCTGTGAGCCCCGAAAATCCGCTGGTGGTGACGATTCAGCAGAATGTGCAGGAGCTCTTGGGTTGGCGGCCTCAGCCCATTGGCATGGGTGGTGGCACTTTCGCCAAGACCCTTAACCTAGCCGGCATTCCGGCCGTGGGATTTGGCCCTGGCGACGATACCGCCTTCCATGTGGCAAACGAACGGGTAGAGATTCAGCAGCTGGTGGACTTTGCCCATGTGATCAGCCTGGTAGCTTTTGACCTGGTAGGCGGCCGCTCACGTTGA
- a CDS encoding adenylyltransferase/cytidyltransferase family protein: MNMAPGPVVEEQQLLAIVEQARARGARIVWTNGCFDLLHAGHVRYLRQAKALGDLLIVGLNSDRSVALWKNPDRPFVPQEYRLEVLAAIRYVDYVVLFDERSPLRLLELLKPDVYVKGGDYTIDTIDQDERRLVEAYGGAIVIMPKVGGLSTTDLARRVTEVMNRTSPRST; encoded by the coding sequence ATGAACATGGCACCAGGTCCTGTGGTCGAAGAACAGCAGTTGCTGGCTATCGTAGAGCAAGCCCGGGCGCGCGGGGCGCGCATCGTGTGGACAAACGGCTGTTTCGACCTGCTCCACGCCGGGCATGTGCGCTATTTGCGCCAAGCCAAGGCACTGGGCGATCTGCTCATTGTGGGCCTGAACAGCGACCGCTCCGTAGCCCTTTGGAAGAACCCCGATCGCCCCTTTGTCCCTCAGGAGTACCGTCTCGAAGTACTTGCCGCCATTCGCTACGTGGACTATGTGGTGCTCTTTGACGAGCGTTCGCCCCTCCGCCTCCTGGAGCTCCTCAAGCCAGACGTGTATGTCAAAGGCGGTGACTACACCATCGACACGATCGACCAGGATGAACGGCGACTGGTGGAAGCTTATGGTGGCGCTATTGTCATCATGCCCAAAGTGGGCGGACTCTCGACCACCGATCTGGCCCGACGGGTGACCGAGGTGATGAACCGGACCAGTCCGCGCTCAACGTGA
- a CDS encoding methyltransferase domain-containing protein: MLSEKLYWTTVAGAWEENSPHSLWRRHSDAVNSALVTQWLPEPIGRLLKTDLFDEATGDGVYPALARKARTVVGIDISPLTTRRARREWPACNALVADVRYLPFADNSFDAVFSNSPLDHFRSVDEISTSLKELQRVLRPGGTLLLTMDNLANPAIALRQALPFRLLDRMGLVPYYVGVTSGPKGLPRLVGAAGLEPNEVGAVMHCPRFLAVAMAGLLQRFASLAAQTHFLRTLMAFERLARWPTRFLSGYFVAGKATKREPT, encoded by the coding sequence GTGCTCTCCGAGAAACTCTACTGGACGACTGTGGCTGGGGCGTGGGAAGAGAACAGTCCCCATTCCCTCTGGCGACGACACAGCGATGCGGTAAACTCCGCGCTGGTGACACAGTGGTTACCCGAACCGATTGGGCGCCTGCTCAAGACTGATCTGTTCGACGAGGCGACTGGAGATGGCGTCTACCCTGCCCTCGCAAGGAAGGCGCGCACGGTGGTGGGGATAGACATATCACCGCTGACCACGCGACGTGCGCGGCGTGAGTGGCCAGCGTGCAACGCCCTGGTTGCCGATGTGCGGTATCTCCCCTTCGCTGACAATTCTTTTGACGCCGTTTTCTCCAATTCGCCGCTAGACCACTTCAGGTCTGTTGATGAAATCAGCACCAGTCTGAAGGAGCTCCAGCGAGTACTGCGGCCGGGCGGCACCCTGCTTCTGACGATGGACAATCTGGCCAACCCGGCCATTGCCTTGCGGCAGGCACTGCCATTTCGCCTCTTGGACCGAATGGGCCTTGTTCCCTACTACGTTGGCGTGACGTCCGGCCCTAAAGGACTGCCTCGCCTTGTAGGGGCCGCTGGGCTGGAACCGAATGAGGTCGGTGCCGTGATGCATTGTCCACGTTTCCTCGCGGTGGCTATGGCGGGCCTTCTTCAACGTTTCGCCTCCCTGGCAGCGCAGACCCACTTCCTGCGGACGCTGATGGCTTTCGAGCGCCTGGCACGCTGGCCCACGCGTTTTCTGTCAGGGTATTTCGTCGCCGGGAAAGCAACCAAGCGAGAGCCCACGTAA
- a CDS encoding PTS sugar transporter subunit IIB, with amino-acid sequence MPLVLVRIDDRLVHGQVVVGWGNVLHPDRILLCNDQIAASPWERELYTGGATDDAPVEVLSLRETAERLIADKSGRERLFLIVESPKDVLRLLDLGVPITEVNVGGMHHRPGKRQVAPYLFVDEQDRQWFQELHARRVALVGQDVPTGKKLDVAELLNLD; translated from the coding sequence ATGCCCCTTGTGTTAGTGCGCATCGACGACCGGCTCGTGCATGGGCAGGTTGTCGTAGGGTGGGGCAATGTGCTTCATCCCGACCGTATTCTGCTCTGCAATGACCAAATCGCCGCTTCCCCGTGGGAACGAGAGCTGTACACGGGCGGTGCGACGGATGACGCGCCCGTGGAAGTGCTCTCCCTGCGCGAAACCGCCGAGCGCCTCATCGCCGATAAATCAGGCCGCGAGCGTCTGTTTCTCATAGTGGAATCGCCCAAGGATGTGCTCCGCCTATTGGACCTGGGGGTGCCCATCACCGAGGTCAACGTGGGGGGAATGCATCACCGCCCTGGCAAGCGACAGGTTGCCCCCTATTTGTTCGTCGATGAACAAGACCGCCAGTGGTTCCAAGAATTGCATGCGCGTCGCGTCGCGCTGGTAGGGCAAGACGTGCCCACCGGGAAGAAGCTTGACGTCGCAGAATTGCTGAATTTAGACTGA